The Sesamum indicum cultivar Zhongzhi No. 13 linkage group LG1, S_indicum_v1.0, whole genome shotgun sequence genome includes a window with the following:
- the LOC110012170 gene encoding ethylene-responsive transcription factor 13-like: protein MHAETVSNSGSYLLDSIQRFNGDFTSSDAVGCDSLESGPGAPRDREWRRYRGVRRRPWGKFAAEIRDSAKKATRIWLGTYETPEDAALAYDQAAFDLRGSRARLNFPHLIGSAAAGGGADGSSSIGRSNGWPPEEGENRWWIRA, encoded by the exons ATGCATGCAGAAACCGTCTCAAATTCTGGCAGCTACCTCCTTGATTCTATACAGA GATTTAACGGAGATTTTACCTCGAGCGACGCGGTAGGCTGTGATAGCCTGGAGTCAGGGCCGGGAGCGCCACGTGATCGAGAGTGGAGGCGGTACCGGGGGGTGAGGCGGCGGCCCTGGGGGAAGTTCGCGGCGGAGATAAGGGATTCTGCTAAAAAAGCCACGAGGATTTGGCTGGGAACCTACGAGACGCCGGAGGATGCGGCGTTGGCTTACGACCAAGCGGCTTTCGACTTGCGTGGCTCACGAGCGCGGCTCAATTTTCCGCACCTTATTGGCTCGGCGGCGGCCGGCGGAGGAGCCGATGGATCCAGTTCAATTGGCCGGAGCAATGGATGGCCGCCCGAAGAAGGGGAGAATCGATGGTGGATACGAGCTTAA
- the LOC105170503 gene encoding plasma membrane ATPase 1, whose translation MDEKSVALDAVLKEEVDLENIPLEEVFQCLKCTREGLRADQVQKRLELFGYNKLEEKKESKILKFLGFMWNPLSWVMEAAAVMAIALAHGGNKPSDVPDFLGIIILLFINSTISFIEENNAGNAAAALMARLAPKAKVLRDGKWSEEEAAILVPGDIISIKLGDIIPADARLLEGDPLKIDQSALTGESLPVTKNPGDGVYSGSTCKQGEIEAVVIATGVHTFFGKAAHLVENTNHVGHFQKVLTSIGNFCICSIAVGMVIEIIVIYGLQERPYRPGIDNLLVLLIGGIPIAMPTVLSVTMAIGSHRLSQQGAITKRMTAIEEMAGMDVLCSDKTGTLTLNKLTVDKNMIEVFAKGVDKDTVVLMAARASRLENQDAIDTAIVSMLADPKEARARITEVHFLPFNPTDKRTALTYIDEAGKMHRVSKGAPEQILNLAHNRSEIERRVHSIIDKFAERGLRSLAVARQEVPAGNKDSPGGPWEFVGLLPLFDPPRHDSAETISRALDLGVSVKMITGDQLAIAKETGRRLGMGTNMYPASSLLGDGKDEANAALPVDELIEKADGFAGVFPEHKYEIVKKLQARKHICGMTGDGVNDAPALKIADIGIAVADSTDAARSASDIVLTEPGLSVIISAVLTSRAIFQRMKNYTIYAVSITIRIVLGFMLLTVFWKFDFPPFMVLVIAILNDGTIMTISKDRVRPSPVPDSWKLSEIFATGIVLGGYLALMTVIFFWAAYETNFFPNTFHVRNFNRHLRNMSNDSQAKPLNEMMASAVYLQVSTISQALIFVTRSRGISFMERPGLLLVTAFIIAQLVATIISATATVKFAGIRSIGWGWTGVIWLYNFLTYLLLDPIKFAVRYALSGRAWGLVLEKRTAFSTKKDFGRGTREAAWAAEQRTLHGLQYAERKMFEKSSFGDINLMAEEAKRRAELARLREIHTLKGRVESFAKLRGLDIDAMNQHYTV comes from the exons ATGGATGAAAAATCTGTAGCGCTAGATGCTGTTCTTAAGGAAGAAGTAGACCTG GAGAACATACCCCTTGAAGAGGTTTTTCAATGTCTTAAATGCACACGAGAGGGCTTGAGGGCGGATCAAGTTCAGAAAAGACTGGAGTTGTTTGGATACAATAAGCTTGAAGAGAAAAAG GAAAGCAAAATTCTAAAGTTTCTGGGTTTTATGTGGAATCCTTTATCGTGGGTGATGGAAGCGGCAGCTGTAATGGCCATTGCTCTTGCACATGGTGGG AACAAGCCCTCTGATGTTCCTGACTTCTTGGGCATCATTATCTTGCTCTTTATCAATTCCACAATCAGTTTTATCGAGGAAAATAATGCTGGCAATGCAGCAGCTGCTCTTATGGCTCGACTGGCTCCAAAAGCCAAG GTTCTACGAGATGGAAAGTGGAGTGAGGAAGAAGCTGCAATTTTGGTTCCTGGTGATATTATTAGTATCAAACTTGGAGATATTATTCCAGCTGATGCACGTCTTTTGGAAGGAGATCCTCTTAAGATAGACCAG TCTGCTCTTACCGGCGAGTCACTTCCTGTGACCAAGAATCCTGGTGATGGGGTGTATTCAGGTTCAACATGTAAGCAGGGAGAAATTGAAGCGGTGGTTATAGCAACTGGAGTACATACGTTCTTTGGTAAAGCTGCTCATCTTGTAGAGAACACCAACCATGTGGGGCATTTTCAGAAG GTTTTAACCTCAATAGGGAACTTCTGCATTTGCTCAATTGCAGTTGGAATGGTGATtgagattattgtaatatatggCCTCCAGGAGAGACCATATCGTCCTGGTATTGATAATCTTCTCGTATTGCTCATTGGTGGGATTCCCATTGCAATGCCAACTGTTCTTTCTGTTACCATGGCGATTGGATCACATCGCTTATCTCAGCAG GGTGCCATAACAAAGAGGATGACAGCGATTGAGGAAATGGCTGGGATGGATGTTCTTTGCAGTGACAAAACGGGAACCCTGACTCTGAACAAACTTACTGTGGACAAGAACATGATTGAG GTTTTTGCCAAAGGAGTTGACAAGGACACGGTGGTCCTGATGGCTGCAAGAGCATCAAGGTTGGAGAATCAAGATGCTATTGACACTGCAATTGTATCAATGCTGGCAGACCCAAAGGAG GCACGTGCTAGGATTACGGAAGTGCACTTCCTTCCGTTCAATCCAACAGACAAGAGAACAGCTCTAACATACATAGATGAGGCTGGTAAAATGCATAGGGTGAGCAAAGGAGCACCGGAACAG ATTCTTAATCTAGCACATAACAGATCAGAAATTGAAAGAAGGGTGCATTCCATAATTGACAAATTTGCCGAACGAGGTTTGAGGTCCCTTGCAGTTGCACGCCAG GAAGTACCAGCTGGCAACAAAGACAGTCCTGGTGGTCCCTGGGAATTTGTTGGCCTTCTCCCACTCTTTGATCCTCCTCGTCATGACAGTGCCGAAACAATTAGCAGAGCCCTGGATCTTGGTGTGAGTGTTAAAATGATAACAG GTGACCAGTTGGCAATTGCTAAGGAGACGGGAAGACGGCTTGGGATGGGCACAAATATGTACCCTGCGTCCTCTTTGCTTGGTGATGGTAAGGATGAAGCTAATGCAGCTCTACCAGTTGATGAACTCATTGAGAAGGCGGATGGTTTTGCTGGTGTGTTTCCAG AACATAAATATGAGattgtgaaaaaattacaagctAGAAAGCACATCTGTGGAATGACTGGCGATGGTGTAAATGATGCACCTGCCCTAAAAATAGCTGATATCGGAATTGCTGTAGCAGATTCCACTGATGCTGCCCGTAGTGCTTCTGATATAGTTCTGACAGAGCCAGGATTAAGTGTAATCATCAGTGCTGTCTTAACAAGCCGTGCAATATTTCAAAGAATGAAGAATTATACG ATATATGCTGTGTCTATCACCATACGTATAGTG TTGGGATTTATGCTGCTCACAGTGTTCTGGAAATTTGACTTCCCTCCTTTCATGGTTCTCGTCATTGCAATTCTTAATGATG GGACAATCATGACAATATCTAAAGACAGGGTCAGACCCTCTCCAGTTCCAGACAGTTGGAAGCTAAGTGAGATTTTTGCCACTGGTATTGTCCTTGGAGGTTATTTGGCTTTAATGACCGTTATATTTTTCTGGGCTGCATATGAAACAAACTTCTTTCCG AACACCTTCCACGTAAGGAACTTCAACCGCCACCTCCGCAACATGTCAAATGATTCACAAGCCAAACCTCTCAATGAAATGATGGCATCGGCAGTTTATCTTCAAGTCAGCACCATCAGCCAGGCCTTAATTTTCGTAACTCGATCAAGAGGAATTTCTTTCATGGAACGCCCTGGTCTCCTGCTTGTGACTGCCTTTATAATTGCACAACTG GTAGCAACCATTATATCTGCCACAGCAACTGTGAAATTTGCTGGAATCAGAAGCATAGGTTGGGGCTGGACAGGAGTGATCTGGCTATATAATTTTCTGACTTATCTACTTCTTGATCCCATTAAATTCGCCGTTAGATATGCACTCAGTGGAAGAGCTTGGGGTCTGGTGCTGGAAAAACGA ACTGCATTCTCCACCAAAAAGGACTTTGGAAGGGGAACACGTGAGGCTGCATGGGCAGCTGAACAACGAACGCTGCATGGGCTTCAATATGCTGAACGAAAAATGTTTGAAAAGAGCAGTTTTGGGGACATCAATCTCATGGCAGAAGAAGCTAAACGACGTGCAGAACTTGCAAG GCTGAGAGAGATCCACACTCTGAAGGGCAGGGTGGAGTCTTTCGCCAAGCTAAGGGGACTAGACATTGATGCTATGAACCAGCACTACACTGTTTAA
- the LOC105174135 gene encoding pyruvate decarboxylase 1-like, whose protein sequence is MDAPTPAPSFHSSKPAPFNDVGALPSNGIVSTIQFQSSAVPFNSAEPTLGRHLARRLVQIGVSDVFSVPGDFNLTLLDHLIAEPGLNLIGCCNELNAGYAADGYARARGVGACVVTFTVGGLSILNAIAGAYSENLPVICIVGGPNSNDYGTNRILHHTIGLPDFSQELHCFRSVTCYQAVVNDLEDAHELIDRAISTALKESKPVYISISCNLPAIPHPTFSREPVPFSLSPKLSNQMGLETAVEAAVEFLNKAVKPVIVGGPKLRAAKARDAFVQLADACGYAFAVMPSAKGLVPEDHPHFIGTYWGAVSTAFCAEIVESADAYLFVGPIFNDYSSVGYSLLLKKEKAIIVQPDRVVIGNGPTFGCVLMKDFLIALGKRLMPNRTAYENYHRIYVPDGHPLKSEPNEALRVNVLFQHIQKMLSAETAIIAETGDSWFNCQKLRLPKGCRYEFQMQYGSIGWSVGATLGYAQAVPNMRVIACIGDGSFQMTAQDVSTMIRCGQKSIIFLINNGGYTIEVEIHDGPYNVIKNWNYTALVEAIQNGEGNCWSTKVRCEEELIEAIKNATEAKKDCLCFIEVIVHKDDTSKELLEWGSRVSAANSRPPNPR, encoded by the exons ATGGACGCACCCACACCTGCACCCTCATTCCACTCTTCTAAGCCCGCCCCGTTTAACGACGTCGGCGCCCTCCCCTCTAACGGTATCGTCTCCACAATCCAGTTTCAGTCCTCTGCCGTACCGTTTAACTCCGCTGAGCCCACGCTCGGCCGCCATCTCGCGCGCCGCCTCGTTCAGATAGGTGTTAGCGACGTGTTCTCCGTCCCCGGCGACTTCAACTTGACATTGCTTGACCATCTCATAGCCGAGCCCGGGCTCAACTTGATCGGCTGCTGCAACGAGCTCAACGCCGGCTATGCGGCCGATGGCTATGCCAGGGCTCGAGGGGTTGGCGCATGCGTCGTGACGTTCACCGTTGGAGGTTTGAGTATTCTCAATGCGATCGCGGGGGCTTACAGCGAGAATCTCCCGGTGATATGTATTGTCGGAGGCCCAAACTCGAATGACTATGGTACTAACCGGATCCTACATCACACTATCGGATTACCGGATTTTAGCCAGGAGTTGCATTGCTTCCGGTCTGTTACTTGCTATCAG gCGGTGGTGAATGATTTGGAGGATGCACATGAGTTGATAGATAGGGCGATATCCACCGCGTTAAAAGAGAGCAAGCCAGTTTACATAAGCATCAGCTGCAACTTGCCGGCGATTCCACACCCGACTTTTAGTCGTGAGCCCGTACCATTTTCTCTATCCcccaa ATTGAGTAATCAAATGGGCCTAGAGACCGCAGTGGAAGCAGCAGTAGAGTTTTTGAACAAGGCTGTGAAACCAGTAATTGTAGGAGGGCCGAAACTGCGTGCTGCAAAAGCACGCGATGCCTTTGTTCAATTGGCCGATGCTTGTGGCTATGCCTTTGCAGTTATGCCATCAGCTAAAGGGCTAGTTCCGGAGGACCACCCCCATTTCATCGGTACCTACTGGGGGGCCGTGAGTACCGCCTTCTGTGCTGAAATTGTGGAATCAGCTGACGCTTACCTGTTTGTGGGACCGATATTTAACGACTACAGTTCGGTTGGATACTCTCTGCTTCTCAAGAAAGAGAAGGCAATTATCGTGCAGCCTGATCGTGTGGTCATCGGTAACGGGCCGACATTTGGATGTGTTTTGATGAAGGATTTCTTAATTGCTCTTGGAAAAAGGCTCATGCCTAATCGAACTGCTTATGAGAACTACCACAGGATCTATGTTCCTGATGGGCATCCTCTGAAAAGTGAGCCCAATGAGGCCTTGAGAGTAAATGTTCTGTTTCAGCATATTCAGAAGATGTTGTCCGCTGAGACAGCCATCATTGCTGAGACGGGAGACTCATGGTTTAACTGCCAGAAACTAAGATTACCAAAGGGATGCCG GTATGAATTCCAGATGCAATACGGATCAATTGGTTGGTCGGTAGGTGCAACTTTAGGTTATGCGCAGGCAGTGCCGAATATGCGAGTGATTGCTTGCATTGGTGATGGTAGCTTTCAG ATGACGGCTCAGGACGTGTCGACAATGATTCGATGTGGGCAGAAGAGTATTATCTTCCTGATAAACAATGGTGGATACACTATCGAGGTGGAGATCCATGATGGGCCTTATAACGTGATCAAGAACTGGAATTACACTGCCTTAGTTGAAGCAATCCAAAATGGTGAAGGCAACTGCTGGAGCACAAAG GTCCGATGTGAAGAAGAGCTGATTGAAGCAATTAAGAATGCTACAGAAGCCAAGAAAGACTGTTTGTGTTTCATCGAAGTAATTGTCCACAAGGATGATACAAGCAAAGAGCTTCTCGAATGGGGTTCCAGGGTATCTGCAGCTAACAGCCGGCCCCCAAACCCGCGGTAG
- the LOC105170477 gene encoding uncharacterized protein LOC105170477, whose translation MDRWSGVLRIQLHPDTSTFYRVAASLGLSSSRKNLAVPSGNAIFFSGDRVERTENPVIERLSDPQKIAEILVSKFGGSINAYVVEASIFNGPFAVYKDFIPSVNEHGEPKSYDATGFPASTSLVLLLSKFLAEAKNVILGKQKEPYQAEQSSFLCKPKTALLGFSKGGTVLNQLITEFGYSEVQSTEFSTKANKIVSIVGLAANEDERIIPTSKEDLFNSIAEIHYVDVGLNCEGAYLTDKDVIDRISEHLTQRASGIRFFFHGTPRQWCDERRIWIRKEKDALVRLLKKAAHKNMGKLHLRERLYFPGKLPDLPMHFEILDIMDVS comes from the exons ATGGATCGTTGGAGTGGAGTCTTGAGAATTCAGTTGCATCCAGATACCAGCACTTTCTACAGAGTTGCAGCATCCCTCGGCCTCTCTTCTTCTCGGAAGAACCTTGCa GTACCTTCTGGAAATGCAATATTCTTCAGTGGAGATCGAGTAGAACGGACAGAAAATCCAGTCATTGAGAGATTATCTGATCCTCAGAAGATTGctgaaattttagtttcaaaatttggcGGATCTATTAATGCTTATGTTGTGGAGGCTTCCATTTTCAATGGACCTTTTGCTGTTTATAAGGATTTTATCCCATCTGTAAATGAGCATGGAGAGCCAAAATCTTATGATGCCACTGGGTTCCCAGCTTCTACATCACTGGTACTGCTCTTGTCCAAGTTTCTTGCAGAG gcaaaaaatgtcattttggGGAAACAGAAAGAACCATACCAGGCTGAACAATCATCCTTTTTGTGCAAACCGAAAACAGCACTTCTTGGATTTAGTAAGGGCGGTACTGTACTGAACCAGCTCATAACTGAGTTTGGGTACTCCGAAGTCCAATCCACAGAATTCTCCACTAAAGCAAACAAAATTGTGTCAATTGTTGGACTTGCTGCGAACGAGGACGAGCGGATTATACCCACCTCAAAAGAGGACCTCTTCAACAGCATAGCTGAAATTCATTATGTGGATGTTGGCTTAAACTGTGAAGGAGCTTATCTCACTGATAAAGACGTGATTGACAGAATTTCCGAACACCTCACTCAAAGAGCTTCCGGCATCCGATTTTTTTTCCATGGAACACCCAGACAATGGTGTGACGAGAGGCGAATTTGGATCCGTAAGGAGAAGGACGCCCTAGTTCGACTCCTCAAGAAAGCTGCTCATAAGAATAtgggaaaattacatcttCGTGAACGATTATACTTTCCTGGTAAACTTCCTGATCTGCCGATGCATTTTGAAATTCTCGACATTATGGATGTCAGTTAA